A single Arachidicoccus sp. BS20 DNA region contains:
- a CDS encoding dicarboxylate/amino acid:cation symporter, with product MKTSKNKLTLYIFIAMLIGALVGYLVFLYLPKEKIPSFTTYANVLTVVFLRLIQMVISPLVFCTLTVGIAKLGDLKAVGRVGGKAMLWFVSASVVSLFVGLLIVNITQPGTGIHINNVNSDDAKSIISHTQEFSATGFINHLVPKSVIEAMASNEILQIVVFAIFLGVALASLGERANPVIKIIDTFSHAILKMVNYVMYFAPLGVLGSIAATMAVNGPSVFLFYARYLFWFLLAVLILWLILMTVGFIVLRKRLFDLLKLIIQPMIVAFSTTSSEAVFPVLTEKLEKFGCNEKIVSFVLPLGYSFNLDGSMINMTFASLAIAQAYHIHIDLPTQITMLFVLMLTSKGIAGVPRAALVVVAATCSMFHIPPEGIALILPIDHFCDMLRTMTNVVGNAFSTASVSKWEKELKTEN from the coding sequence ATGAAAACTTCAAAAAACAAACTTACGTTGTATATCTTTATTGCTATGCTCATTGGTGCGCTGGTGGGATATTTGGTTTTCCTGTACTTGCCCAAAGAAAAAATTCCGTCGTTTACTACTTATGCTAATGTGCTTACAGTTGTTTTTCTTCGTCTGATACAAATGGTTATATCGCCTCTGGTTTTTTGTACGCTTACGGTAGGCATTGCCAAGCTTGGCGATTTAAAGGCTGTCGGCAGGGTAGGCGGCAAGGCAATGCTTTGGTTTGTATCCGCATCGGTCGTGAGCCTGTTTGTTGGATTGCTCATTGTGAATATAACACAGCCGGGCACGGGCATCCATATCAATAATGTAAATTCCGATGATGCTAAAAGCATCATTTCACACACACAGGAATTTTCGGCAACAGGCTTTATCAACCATCTTGTGCCGAAAAGCGTTATTGAAGCAATGGCAAGTAATGAGATATTGCAAATTGTGGTGTTTGCGATATTTCTCGGTGTGGCGCTGGCTTCACTTGGCGAAAGGGCAAATCCGGTAATCAAAATTATCGATACATTTTCTCATGCCATTTTGAAAATGGTTAATTATGTCATGTACTTTGCGCCGCTCGGCGTATTAGGTTCTATTGCCGCGACAATGGCTGTGAACGGACCTTCCGTGTTTCTTTTTTATGCACGTTACCTGTTTTGGTTTTTACTTGCCGTACTGATTCTTTGGTTGATTTTGATGACAGTTGGGTTTATTGTTTTAAGAAAAAGGTTATTTGATTTGCTTAAATTGATTATCCAGCCTATGATAGTTGCTTTCAGTACTACGAGCAGCGAAGCAGTTTTTCCCGTGCTTACGGAAAAACTGGAAAAATTTGGTTGTAATGAAAAGATTGTTTCATTTGTACTGCCTTTGGGTTATTCATTCAATCTTGACGGCAGCATGATAAATATGACGTTTGCGAGCCTTGCCATTGCGCAGGCGTATCATATTCATATTGACCTTCCAACGCAAATAACCATGTTGTTTGTACTGATGCTTACGAGCAAAGGCATTGCAGGCGTTCCGCGCGCCGCATTGGTGGTAGTTGCGGCAACTTGTTCTATGTTTCATATTCCACCCGAAGGCATCGCTTTGATTTTACCGATTGACCATTTTTGCGATATGCTTCGCACGATGACGAATGTCGTAGGTAATGCATTTTCAACGGCTTCGGTAAGCAAGTGGGAAAAGGAATTGAAAACAGAAAATTAA
- a CDS encoding IMPACT family protein — protein sequence MTTQNNFYKTIQQEAVAEFKDRGSKFLAYAFPMNDVQVFKNRLAELKKEHPKAVHFCFAYRLGNDGNNFRSGDDGEPSGSAGKPILGQLDSKELINTAIVVVRYFGGTLLGVPGLINAYKTASALALQLTPIIKKPVIKRFTLEFDYTRMNDVMRWLKNFNAQIIEQEQQLFCKIIADIPLDNMEEAKHIFKDMQGVEFSI from the coding sequence ATGACGACACAAAATAATTTTTACAAAACCATACAACAGGAAGCCGTTGCGGAGTTCAAAGACAGAGGCAGCAAATTTCTCGCTTATGCTTTTCCTATGAACGATGTGCAGGTTTTCAAGAATCGCTTGGCTGAGCTGAAAAAAGAACATCCGAAAGCGGTGCATTTTTGTTTCGCGTATCGTTTGGGAAACGATGGCAACAATTTCCGTAGCGGCGACGATGGCGAGCCTTCGGGCAGCGCAGGCAAACCGATTCTCGGACAATTGGACAGTAAAGAATTAATCAATACAGCAATTGTTGTGGTGCGATATTTCGGCGGAACATTGCTTGGTGTTCCGGGATTGATTAATGCGTACAAAACCGCGTCGGCATTGGCTTTGCAGCTTACGCCGATTATCAAAAAGCCTGTGATAAAACGCTTTACATTAGAGTTTGATTATACGCGCATGAACGATGTAATGCGTTGGCTGAAAAATTTTAATGCGCAAATCATAGAACAAGAACAACAATTATTTTGCAAAATAATTGCAGATATTCCGTTGGATAATATGGAAGAAGCGAAACATATTTTTAAAGATATGCAAGGCGTTGAGTTTAGCATATAA
- the ribD gene encoding bifunctional diaminohydroxyphosphoribosylaminopyrimidine deaminase/5-amino-6-(5-phosphoribosylamino)uracil reductase RibD → MSGDYEYIQRCLQLAKNGSGFVAPNPMVGAVLVYENKIIGEGWHKKYGEPHAEVNCLASVKESDKHLIENSTMYVSLEPCSHFGKTPPCSDLIIRHKIKKVVIGCVDSFAKVNGSGIDKLRNAGVEVVLGDWQNECNAFNKRFFTFHTKQRPYIILKWAQTATGKIAYENSDERLFISNEITNRLVHRWRSEEAAIMVGKNTALNDNPSLNNRLWHGKNPTRIVVDKNLELPNDLNIFNNEAHTIIFNQIKEEKHHHLHFCKIDFSENILQQIMQQCYSFGIQSILIEGGSKLLQSFIDVQLWDECRIINNEQLIINNGLDAPKLNNYAHFKTEYILNDRIDYYFINEI, encoded by the coding sequence ATGTCAGGCGATTACGAATACATACAACGCTGTTTACAATTAGCAAAAAACGGAAGCGGTTTTGTTGCGCCCAATCCAATGGTTGGCGCAGTATTGGTGTATGAAAATAAAATTATCGGCGAAGGCTGGCACAAAAAATACGGCGAGCCACATGCCGAAGTAAACTGCCTTGCAAGCGTGAAAGAAAGCGATAAACATTTGATTGAAAATTCTACAATGTATGTCTCGCTTGAGCCTTGTTCGCACTTCGGAAAAACGCCGCCTTGTTCCGACTTAATTATTCGTCATAAAATTAAAAAAGTAGTTATAGGCTGTGTAGATAGTTTTGCAAAAGTAAACGGAAGCGGCATCGACAAGCTCCGAAATGCAGGCGTGGAAGTAGTTTTGGGCGATTGGCAAAATGAATGTAACGCATTTAATAAACGATTTTTTACTTTCCACACGAAGCAACGCCCGTACATTATTTTGAAGTGGGCGCAAACAGCGACCGGAAAAATCGCTTATGAAAATAGCGACGAAAGATTATTCATCAGCAATGAAATAACCAATCGTTTGGTGCATCGCTGGCGTAGTGAGGAAGCGGCGATTATGGTTGGAAAAAATACGGCGTTGAATGATAATCCATCACTGAACAATCGTCTGTGGCATGGAAAAAATCCGACAAGAATCGTTGTCGATAAGAATCTTGAACTGCCTAACGATTTGAACATTTTCAATAACGAAGCACATACGATTATCTTCAATCAAATCAAAGAAGAAAAACATCATCATCTTCATTTTTGTAAGATAGATTTTTCAGAAAATATATTGCAACAAATCATGCAGCAATGTTATTCATTCGGCATTCAAAGTATTTTAATCGAAGGCGGAAGCAAGCTGTTACAATCGTTTATTGATGTGCAACTTTGGGATGAATGTAGAATAATTAATAATGAACAATTAATAATTAATAATGGATTGGATGCGCCGAAACTCAACAACTACGCACATTTCAAGACAGAATATATTTTGAATGACAGGATAGATTATTATTTCATAAACGAAATATAG
- the aat gene encoding leucyl/phenylalanyl-tRNA--protein transferase, whose product MELHILSGKLWFPPVEEALSDGLLAIGGDLSEERLLLAYRNGIFPWFEDEVPLWWSPNPRFVLLPEKLKVSKSMQSILRKNIFQFTFNKNFEEVITNCQQVKRHDQDGTWITQEVRNAYINLHKKGFAISGEAWKNNQLVGGLYGVLLGKVFFGESMFSTESNASKFAFIKLVEQLKIKDIQLIDCQVYTQHLESLGAEMIDRREFQRLLKEYI is encoded by the coding sequence TTGGAGCTGCATATTTTATCCGGTAAACTTTGGTTTCCACCTGTTGAAGAAGCATTAAGCGACGGGCTTTTAGCCATTGGCGGCGACTTGTCGGAAGAACGATTATTACTTGCTTACCGCAATGGAATTTTCCCCTGGTTTGAAGATGAAGTGCCGCTTTGGTGGTCGCCCAATCCGCGCTTTGTACTGCTTCCCGAAAAACTGAAAGTGAGCAAAAGCATGCAAAGCATTTTGCGGAAAAATATTTTTCAATTTACATTCAACAAAAACTTTGAAGAAGTAATTACAAACTGCCAACAGGTAAAACGCCACGACCAAGACGGCACATGGATTACACAAGAAGTACGCAATGCATATATCAATCTGCACAAAAAAGGATTTGCAATAAGCGGCGAAGCTTGGAAAAACAACCAGCTTGTCGGCGGATTGTACGGCGTTTTGTTGGGCAAAGTTTTTTTCGGCGAGAGTATGTTCAGCACGGAAAGTAATGCGAGTAAGTTTGCTTTTATAAAATTAGTTGAGCAACTAAAAATAAAAGATATTCAGTTAATAGATTGCCAGGTGTACACGCAACACTTAGAAAGTCTCGGCGCTGAGATGATTGACAGAAGAGAGTTTCAGCGATTGTTGAAAGAATATATTTAA
- the priA gene encoding replication restart helicase PriA — protein sequence MMQEADNLFTKTKEPQHFAEIIIPLFLPQNYTWSIPAELIEKAKTGIRVEVSLRNKKYSGIIKRIFNEEPQGFQPKPILNILDDEPLVFLTQLKLWQWMSQYYLCTEGDVMQAAVPSNFKLSSESVLIWNDAFDEDYAHFDEEEYLVTEALHLRKELRLSEVQQLLDASHVYPIIKKLVDKQVCFVWEELQPKYTEKKETFVSLHPVYKNEKELEKLFNDWNGAPKQMELLLAFLHLQKTEGDVVQKELLKKSGATVAQLKALINKKILSAEKRAITRLQSFPKEVNIDFNLSAAQEKSFSEIKNIFLQKDVCLLHGVTASGKTQIYIRLIEEQIRAGKQVLYMLPEIALTAQIIRRLQQHFGGHIAIYHSKFNPNERVEIWNKIKNDEVKIVLGARSALLLPFKDLGLIIVDEEHDASYKQQEPAPRYNARDTAVFYASLFGNAKVLLGSATPSIETFFNCKNDKFGLVTLSERYENVAMPEILLENLNAVPRENNQHILSPALRTLIEDSLKEKKQVILFQNRRGYAPYQVCKVCGWIPQCSHCAVSLTYHKGKNKLSCHYCGTDYPVVNTCVACGSHEFIQKKFGTEQIEEIVAEAFPTAKVARMDYDSVRGKHGHETLIKIFEQQKIDILIGTQMVVKGLDFEHVNLVGILDADGLLHFPDFRVNERAFQLMEQVSGRAGRKDGKGKVLVQVSDIHHPVLQFVQSHNYAGFYDYELASRRQFAYPPYSRLIQVVFKHKQKHIAEEAAIIMTRALQKNQQMNVSGPAEPLIDKIRNLYLWELLIKLPRDAKTIQQCKQQILQQIAILQSNKRYASVMILPDIDPL from the coding sequence ATGATGCAGGAAGCAGATAATTTATTTACGAAAACGAAGGAACCGCAACATTTTGCAGAAATAATTATTCCTTTATTTCTTCCGCAGAATTATACATGGTCGATTCCCGCCGAATTAATTGAGAAAGCAAAAACTGGGATTCGTGTAGAAGTTTCGCTGCGCAATAAGAAATACAGCGGCATTATAAAACGTATTTTTAACGAAGAGCCGCAAGGCTTTCAGCCGAAACCGATACTCAATATTCTGGACGACGAACCTTTGGTTTTTCTTACTCAATTAAAATTGTGGCAATGGATGTCGCAATATTATTTATGTACTGAAGGCGATGTGATGCAAGCCGCCGTTCCGTCAAATTTTAAGTTGTCAAGCGAGAGCGTGTTGATTTGGAATGATGCTTTCGACGAAGATTATGCACACTTCGACGAAGAAGAATATTTGGTTACAGAGGCTTTGCATTTGCGTAAAGAGCTTCGCTTGTCCGAAGTGCAGCAATTGTTGGATGCTTCGCACGTTTACCCTATCATCAAAAAATTAGTTGATAAACAGGTTTGTTTTGTGTGGGAAGAATTGCAGCCGAAATATACCGAGAAAAAAGAAACATTTGTGTCGCTTCATCCTGTGTATAAAAATGAAAAAGAATTAGAAAAATTATTTAACGACTGGAACGGTGCGCCTAAGCAAATGGAACTCTTGCTTGCATTTTTACACTTGCAAAAAACCGAAGGCGATGTTGTTCAAAAAGAGTTGTTGAAAAAATCAGGTGCAACTGTTGCACAGTTAAAAGCATTAATCAACAAAAAAATCTTATCGGCTGAAAAGCGTGCCATTACAAGGTTACAGAGCTTTCCGAAAGAAGTAAATATTGATTTTAATTTGTCTGCTGCACAAGAAAAATCGTTCAGCGAAATAAAAAATATTTTCTTACAAAAAGACGTTTGCCTGTTGCACGGCGTTACGGCAAGCGGCAAAACTCAGATTTATATTCGCCTGATTGAAGAGCAAATCCGTGCAGGAAAACAAGTCTTGTATATGCTGCCGGAAATTGCTTTGACGGCGCAGATTATTCGTCGCTTGCAACAGCATTTTGGTGGACATATTGCTATTTATCATTCTAAATTCAATCCTAACGAGCGCGTTGAAATCTGGAATAAAATCAAGAACGACGAAGTGAAAATTGTGCTGGGCGCACGCTCTGCGCTATTGCTCCCGTTCAAAGATTTGGGATTGATAATTGTGGATGAAGAACACGATGCATCCTACAAACAGCAAGAGCCTGCGCCACGCTATAATGCCCGCGACACGGCAGTTTTCTACGCTTCGCTGTTTGGCAATGCAAAGGTATTACTTGGTAGTGCAACGCCTTCGATAGAAACATTTTTTAATTGTAAAAACGATAAATTCGGATTGGTTACATTGAGCGAGCGATACGAAAATGTTGCTATGCCGGAAATTCTTTTGGAAAACCTGAATGCTGTTCCGAGAGAAAATAATCAGCATATTTTATCGCCTGCTTTAAGAACTTTGATAGAAGATTCTTTGAAAGAAAAAAAGCAAGTTATCTTATTTCAAAATCGTCGCGGATACGCGCCGTATCAGGTTTGTAAAGTTTGCGGATGGATTCCGCAATGTAGCCATTGCGCAGTTTCGCTTACGTACCACAAAGGGAAAAATAAATTGAGTTGTCATTATTGCGGCACGGATTATCCTGTCGTAAATACCTGCGTTGCTTGCGGAAGTCATGAATTTATACAAAAGAAATTCGGCACGGAACAGATTGAAGAAATTGTTGCGGAAGCTTTTCCTACTGCAAAAGTTGCACGTATGGATTACGACAGCGTGAGAGGAAAGCACGGGCATGAAACGCTGATTAAAATTTTTGAACAGCAGAAGATAGATATTCTCATTGGTACGCAAATGGTGGTAAAAGGTCTGGACTTTGAACACGTGAACTTGGTCGGAATACTTGATGCAGACGGACTTTTACACTTTCCCGATTTTCGAGTGAATGAGCGCGCTTTTCAACTGATGGAACAAGTAAGCGGTCGTGCAGGGCGCAAAGACGGCAAAGGAAAAGTATTGGTACAGGTTTCGGATATTCATCATCCTGTGTTGCAATTTGTACAGTCGCATAACTATGCCGGCTTTTATGATTATGAATTGGCAAGTCGAAGGCAATTTGCTTATCCTCCCTATTCGAGGTTGATACAAGTGGTGTTTAAACACAAGCAAAAACATATTGCCGAAGAAGCTGCAATCATTATGACACGTGCATTACAGAAGAATCAACAGATGAATGTTTCCGGTCCCGCAGAGCCTTTAATTGATAAAATAAGAAATTTATATTTATGGGAATTGCTGATAAAATTACCGCGCGATGCAAAGACTATTCAGCAATGTAAGCAACAAATTCTTCAACAAATTGCAATATTGCAATCCAATAAACGCTACGCAAGTGTGATGATTTTGCCGGATATTGACCCGTTGTAG
- a CDS encoding ATP-dependent Clp protease adaptor ClpS, with protein MNIVEHIFTSATKPHQSEESDVVLISDAPMYLVLWNDEVNTFEWVIETLVEVCKHTQEQAEQCAYIIHTKGKYAVKNGDYETLKPMCDAILDRGINATIESVVY; from the coding sequence ATGAATATCGTTGAACATATTTTTACATCGGCAACAAAGCCGCACCAGTCGGAAGAATCGGACGTTGTGCTTATCTCGGATGCGCCCATGTATCTTGTGCTTTGGAACGATGAAGTGAACACATTTGAATGGGTTATTGAAACATTGGTGGAAGTGTGTAAGCACACGCAGGAGCAAGCCGAGCAATGCGCTTACATTATCCACACCAAAGGAAAATATGCCGTTAAAAACGGCGACTATGAAACGCTGAAACCCATGTGCGACGCTATTTTGGACAGGGGCATCAACGCAACAATTGAGTCTGTGGTTTATTGA
- a CDS encoding SH3 domain-containing protein — protein sequence MSALQDKYKALLDAANADGVTGLQVAEADGVLHIDGTAPSADVKNKLWDVYGQIDPNFATGDVVLNVNVATAVEGAKVKVVTQETDLNIRKGPGTDQPIVGKAAKDEIVTLVGKANDQWWLIRTDAGEEGYSYAQYLSPL from the coding sequence ATGTCAGCTTTACAGGACAAATACAAAGCATTGCTTGACGCGGCAAATGCAGACGGCGTTACCGGCTTGCAGGTTGCAGAAGCCGATGGGGTATTGCACATCGACGGAACGGCGCCCAGCGCAGATGTGAAAAATAAATTATGGGATGTTTACGGACAAATAGACCCGAACTTCGCCACAGGCGACGTGGTATTGAATGTAAATGTTGCTACAGCTGTTGAAGGCGCAAAAGTAAAAGTAGTAACACAGGAGACGGATTTGAACATTCGCAAAGGTCCGGGAACAGACCAGCCGATTGTAGGCAAAGCCGCTAAAGATGAAATTGTTACTTTAGTAGGAAAAGCCAACGACCAATGGTGGCTCATTCGCACCGATGCAGGCGAAGAAGGATATAGCTATGCGCAATATCTTTCGCCGCTTTAA